The following DNA comes from Enterobacter sp. SA187.
GCTGGATACCGTGAAAGCGGTGGCACGTCGTCTGGCGCTGCCGGTGGTGGCCATTCCGACCATTGCCGCCACCTGCGCGGCCTGGACGCCGCTCTCCGTCTGGTATAACGACGCCGGACAGGCGCTGCATTTTGAGATTTTCGATGACGCTAATTTCCTTGTACTGGTGGAGCCGCAGATCATTCTTGACGCCCCGGCGGAGTACCTGCTGGCAGGCATCGGCGATACCCTGGCAAAGTGGTATGAAGCGGTGGTGCTGGCCCCTGAACCGGAAAGCCTGCCGCTGACGGTACGGCTTGGCATCAATGGCGCGCTGGCGATCCGCGATGTGCTGCTGGAAAGCAGTGAAGCGGCGCTGGCGGATCAGGCACGGGGCGAGGTGACGCAGGCGTTTCGTGATGTGGTGGACGCCATCATCGCCGGTGGGGGCATGGTGGGCGGCCTGGGCGAGCGCTATACCCGCGTGGCGGCGGCGCATTCGGTGCATAACGGGCTGACCGTGCTGCCGCAAACCGAGAAATACCTGCACGGCACCAAAGTCGCCTACGGCATTCTGGTGCAGAGCGCCCTGCTCGGCCAGGACGAGGTACTGGCGCAGCTCATCGCCGCCTATAAACGTTTCAACCTGCCCACCACCCTGGCACAACTGGAGGTGGATATTCACAACGCCGCCGAACTGGATAAAGTGATCGTCCACACCCTGCGCCCGGTGGAATCCATCCACGCGCTGCCGGTGCCGGTGACCCCCGCCTCCCTGCGTGCGGCCTTTGAAAAAGTGGAAAACCTCAGCCGCTGATCTTAACAGCAGCGCGCGCCGCCTTTGCTGCCGTAGCGCGCGTCCTGCCGATCGCGGAAAAATTCTTCATAGGTCATCGGCGGCTGATCGGGGTGGTTCTGGCGCATGTGCTCAACGTAGTTATCGTAGTCCGGCACGCCGATCATCAGCTTCGCGGCCTGGCCCAGGTATTTTCCGGCTTTAGAAAGCGTATCGAACATAGTGACTCCGTTTTGATAGTTTGGCCCGGCACTCTTACCAGAGCGCCGGGCGTTACCGCATCAGTGCGCGCTTTTCGCCTGCGTCACAATCTGATCGACATTTGCCGGCATCGGCTCATACGGCGTCTCATTGGCAGTAGGACGATCAACCTTTATTGCCGCCAGCGCGGTTTTAATGGAGTAAAACGCCAGTACCACCACAACCACCATAAAGAAGATGGTCAGCCCGGCATCGAGACGGTTGTTGAACACCAGCTGACGCAGCTGTGCGGCGGTGTACTGCGCCGGAATGTTGCCGCTGTCGATCATGCTCTGGAAGCGGTTGGCGATCGCCAGGAAGCCCACTTTCGCATCCGGGCTGAAGGCCTTCTGCCAGCCCGCCGTCAGGGTGCAGATCAGCAGCCAGGCGGTCGGCAGCAGCGCTACCCAGGCATAACGCTGACGCTTCATTTTGAACAGCACTACCGCGCAGAGCATCAGCGCCATCCCCGCCAGCATCTGGTTAGCGATGCCGAACAGCGGCCACAGGGTATTGATACCGCCCAGCGGATCCACCACGCCCTGGTGCAGGAAATAACCCCATGCCAGCACGCAGAGCGCCGTCGCCAGCAGGTTGGCGGGCAGCGAATCGGTACGCTTCAGCCCCGGGCTTATCACCCCCAGCAGATCCTGCAACATAAAGCGTGCGGCGCGCGTTCCCGCATCCACTGCCGTGAGGATAAACAGCGCTTCAAACAGGATGGCAAAGTGATACCAGAAGGAGACGTCCATCAGGCCGCCGAGCGCGCCGTGCAGAATGTACGCCATCCCTACCGCCAGCGTCGGTGCGCCGCCCGCACGGGAAATAATCGACTGCTCGCCCACTTCATTAGCAATTTGCGTGAGCGTTTCCGGGGTAATACTAAAGCCCCAGCCGCTGACCACCTGCGCCGCCGATGCAACTACGTCGGCTGTCCCCGCCGGAGCCAGCACCGCCATCGGGCTGTTCATCGCGAAGTAGACGCCCGGATCGATAATACAGGCCGACACCAGCGCCATGATCGCCACGAACGACTCCATCAGCATGCCGCCGTAACCGATCAGACAGGCCTGGTTTTCATTCGCCAGCATTTTCGGCGTGGTGCCGGAAGCGATCAGCGCATGGAAGCCGGACACCGCGCCACAGGCAATGGTAATAAACAGGAACGGGAACAGGTTGCCCGTCCACACCGGCCCGGTGCCGTCGATAAATTTCGTCAGCGCGGGCATGGTCAGGGTCGGGCGCATAATCAGAATGCCAATCGCCAGCCCGACAATGGTGCCGATTTTCAGGAAAGTGGAAAGGTAATCGCGCGGCGCCAGCAGCAGCCACACCGGCAGCACCGCCGCCACAAAGCCGTAGCCCACGAGGATCCACGTCAGTTGCACGCCGGTAAAGTCAAAGTACGGCGCCCAGGTCGGACTGTCCGCCACCCAGCCGCCGGAGATGATAGCGAACACCAGAAACACCAGGCCAATCACCGACACTTCGCCAATACGTCCCGGACGCAGATAACGGATATAGATCCCCATAAAGAGCGCCAGCGGAATGGTAAAGGCAACGGTGTAAGTCCCCCATGGACTGTGGGTGAGGGCTTTCACCACGATCATCGCCAGCACCGCGAGGATGATCACCATGATCATAAAGCACGCCACCAGCGCAATCACCCCGGCGGTCG
Coding sequences within:
- a CDS encoding oxidoreductase, coding for MSNTDIRVVPGPANYYSHAGSLARLHDFYTPEQLSRAVWIYGERAIAAATPYLPESFHTPGAKHLLFKGHCSERDVAELVAQSGEDRSVVIGLGGGALLDTVKAVARRLALPVVAIPTIAATCAAWTPLSVWYNDAGQALHFEIFDDANFLVLVEPQIILDAPAEYLLAGIGDTLAKWYEAVVLAPEPESLPLTVRLGINGALAIRDVLLESSEAALADQARGEVTQAFRDVVDAIIAGGGMVGGLGERYTRVAAAHSVHNGLTVLPQTEKYLHGTKVAYGILVQSALLGQDEVLAQLIAAYKRFNLPTTLAQLEVDIHNAAELDKVIVHTLRPVESIHALPVPVTPASLRAAFEKVENLSR
- a CDS encoding YbdD/YjiX family protein; the encoded protein is MFDTLSKAGKYLGQAAKLMIGVPDYDNYVEHMRQNHPDQPPMTYEEFFRDRQDARYGSKGGARCC
- the cstA gene encoding pyruvate/proton symporter CstA — encoded protein: MQNSGKYLIWAALSVVGAFALGYIALNRGEQINALWIVVAAVCIYLIAYRFYGQYIARTVLAVDATRMTPAVRHNDGLDYVPTDKKVLFGHHFAAIAGAGPLVGPVLAAQMGYLPGMIWILAGVVLAGAVQDFMVLFVSTRRDGRSLGELVKEEMGPTAGVIALVACFMIMVIILAVLAMIVVKALTHSPWGTYTVAFTIPLALFMGIYIRYLRPGRIGEVSVIGLVFLVFAIISGGWVADSPTWAPYFDFTGVQLTWILVGYGFVAAVLPVWLLLAPRDYLSTFLKIGTIVGLAIGILIMRPTLTMPALTKFIDGTGPVWTGNLFPFLFITIACGAVSGFHALIASGTTPKMLANENQACLIGYGGMLMESFVAIMALVSACIIDPGVYFAMNSPMAVLAPAGTADVVASAAQVVSGWGFSITPETLTQIANEVGEQSIISRAGGAPTLAVGMAYILHGALGGLMDVSFWYHFAILFEALFILTAVDAGTRAARFMLQDLLGVISPGLKRTDSLPANLLATALCVLAWGYFLHQGVVDPLGGINTLWPLFGIANQMLAGMALMLCAVVLFKMKRQRYAWVALLPTAWLLICTLTAGWQKAFSPDAKVGFLAIANRFQSMIDSGNIPAQYTAAQLRQLVFNNRLDAGLTIFFMVVVVVLAFYSIKTALAAIKVDRPTANETPYEPMPANVDQIVTQAKSAH